Proteins encoded in a region of the Chloroflexota bacterium genome:
- a CDS encoding class I SAM-dependent methyltransferase, translated as MSPDSPSESRYTMGYDEDFRQLLRRRSARTHARHLLPRLEPGQTVLDFGCGPGTISLGLAEAVDPGHLHGIDMEETQIGLARSAAESGGHDNVTFHVGNVNDLPFEDDTFDVAHCHAVLMHIPDTFAALAEVRRVLKPGGIIACREAIVESSFLEPGSVEIDRAWAVFTKLLSANGGHPQLGKELKSALLKAGFEEIQPSFSFDSFGSDGDVEFFYGFIVDWFHSPAVVEAAIKHGLSTADEFERGRGALEAWRNSPGAVGSIGFGECLAAKPLGA; from the coding sequence ATGAGCCCGGATTCGCCTTCGGAAAGCCGCTACACCATGGGGTATGACGAGGATTTTCGCCAGCTCCTGAGGCGCCGCAGCGCCAGGACCCATGCCCGTCATCTGCTCCCCCGCCTGGAGCCCGGGCAGACCGTCCTCGATTTCGGCTGCGGTCCGGGAACGATTTCCCTCGGTCTGGCCGAAGCGGTGGATCCCGGGCATCTGCACGGAATCGATATGGAGGAGACTCAGATCGGGTTGGCCCGGTCGGCGGCCGAATCCGGCGGGCACGACAACGTCACCTTCCACGTCGGCAACGTCAACGACCTGCCGTTTGAGGACGATACCTTCGACGTGGCCCACTGCCACGCGGTGCTGATGCACATTCCGGATACATTCGCCGCCCTGGCCGAAGTGCGCCGGGTTCTCAAGCCGGGCGGCATCATCGCCTGCCGCGAGGCGATCGTTGAGTCCTCGTTCCTTGAGCCGGGTTCGGTCGAAATCGATAGGGCATGGGCCGTATTCACCAAGTTGCTGTCGGCCAACGGCGGCCACCCGCAGCTGGGCAAGGAGCTCAAGAGCGCCCTGCTGAAGGCTGGATTCGAAGAAATCCAGCCGAGCTTCTCGTTTGACAGTTTCGGGAGCGACGGAGACGTGGAATTCTTCTATGGATTCATAGTCGACTGGTTTCACTCGCCGGCGGTGGTGGAGGCGGCGATCAAGCACGGTCTCTCGACCGCGGATGAATTCGAGCGCGGCCGGGGCGCGTTGGAAGCCTGGCGGAATAGTCCGGGGGCGGTCGGCTCGATCGGATTCGGCGAATGCCTGGCCGCCAAGCCATTGGGGGCCTGA
- a CDS encoding IS200/IS605 family element transposase accessory protein TnpB produces the protein MSKAMRTFCQRGYVSRKGCDRLNQVLAECAELYNAELETWRMQYKETGRSDSLFDRFKAFTAVRNADDFWYGMSLLVGRGVLCRADRAKKSFYRRAKNGEKPGYPRFKPRNRYRTIQLEQAAPGMIKPDKRGYVVRIKGLPEIRLRTKRELPSSDDIKSIHITFKGRRVGVNLIYAVDMKPLPYNRARVGLDLGVLSRITTSDGRKVERRRPDREEITGKQRRLSACKKGSRRYRKRRRILANAHDRARVRDRGRCHEITTAIVRRHGFIALEDLDKRNMIRSGGARKRSLNRAILEQTWGRIVSQLVYKAAWAGRELVFVDPRDTSQLCSGCGAKVQKSLQERMHICGCGLVLDRDHNAAINILNKALGGGVIPPAVGETA, from the coding sequence ATGTCCAAAGCCATGCGCACCTTTTGCCAGCGAGGCTACGTATCGCGCAAGGGCTGCGATCGCCTCAATCAGGTCCTGGCCGAGTGCGCGGAGCTGTACAACGCCGAGTTGGAAACATGGCGTATGCAGTACAAGGAGACCGGCAGGAGCGATTCGCTGTTCGACCGCTTCAAGGCCTTCACCGCAGTCCGAAATGCCGATGATTTCTGGTATGGCATGTCGCTTTTGGTGGGTCGTGGAGTGTTGTGCCGGGCCGATAGGGCCAAGAAGTCGTTCTACCGCCGGGCAAAAAACGGCGAGAAACCGGGCTATCCGAGATTTAAGCCGCGCAATCGCTACCGCACCATCCAGCTGGAGCAGGCAGCCCCGGGGATGATCAAACCCGATAAGCGCGGCTACGTAGTAAGGATTAAAGGTCTGCCCGAAATTAGGCTGCGGACAAAGCGTGAATTGCCGTCGTCGGATGACATCAAGTCCATCCACATCACTTTCAAGGGCCGCCGCGTCGGCGTAAATCTTATCTACGCGGTTGATATGAAACCACTGCCATACAACCGCGCCAGGGTCGGGCTGGACTTGGGTGTCCTGTCGCGCATTACCACCAGCGACGGGCGGAAGGTGGAGCGCCGCCGGCCGGACCGCGAGGAGATTACCGGCAAACAGCGGAGGCTGTCGGCGTGCAAGAAGGGAAGTCGAAGGTATCGCAAGCGCCGGAGGATTCTGGCCAACGCCCACGACCGGGCAAGGGTCCGGGACCGCGGCCGGTGCCATGAGATCACCACCGCTATCGTGCGCCGCCACGGCTTTATCGCCCTAGAGGACCTGGACAAGCGAAATATGATCAGATCGGGCGGTGCAAGAAAACGTAGTCTCAACCGCGCAATCTTGGAACAAACCTGGGGACGAATCGTAAGTCAGCTCGTCTACAAGGCAGCGTGGGCCGGCAGAGAGCTCGTATTCGTTGATCCCAGGGACACCTCGCAACTCTGCTCGGGCTGCGGAGCGAAGGTGCAAAAGAGCTTGCAGGAAAGGATGCACATTTGCGGCTGCGGACTGGTGCTGGACCGCGATCACAACGCAGCGATCAATATCCTGAATAAAGCTCTCGGGGGTGGGGTTATTCCCCCGGCCGTCGGTGAGACGGCGTGA
- a CDS encoding glycine betaine/L-proline ABC transporter ATP-binding protein produces the protein MHQPTNLIEVDGLWKCFGNTSERVFTPEYRSKSRSDIQSELGIVLALRNVSFGVRPGEIFVVMGLSGSGKSTLVRCLIRLIDSDRGRILFDGEDIGALEGGELLRFRREKMAMVFQHYSLLPHRRVLDNVAYGLEVQGMDRDSRYDLAARAIETVGLDGWEDYYPREMSGGMQQRVGLARALAVDPQILLMDEPFSGLDPLIRREMQDELLDLQKNMRKTIVFITHDLNEALKLGDRIAIMRDGEIIQLGTPEQIVTRPSGGYVREFVRDVSRAKVIPARAIMREPRALLKEDLAPSAALRMMDDRGFDAAYLVGTDARLRGLVSRSSLADCARGDRESLAGIPTTDVARVSASAPVESIITLAARSERPVAVVDDDERLVGEIHRLVLLAALATAPP, from the coding sequence ATGCACCAACCGACAAACCTGATCGAGGTCGACGGTTTGTGGAAGTGCTTCGGCAATACGTCCGAGCGGGTATTCACCCCCGAATACCGGTCCAAGAGCCGGTCCGACATCCAGTCCGAACTGGGAATCGTACTGGCGCTCCGCAACGTGTCCTTCGGCGTTCGCCCCGGTGAGATATTCGTGGTGATGGGGCTGTCCGGCAGCGGCAAATCGACCCTGGTGCGCTGCCTGATCCGACTGATCGATTCCGACCGCGGCCGAATCCTTTTCGATGGGGAAGATATCGGCGCCCTGGAAGGCGGCGAGTTGCTCCGGTTCCGGCGCGAAAAGATGGCGATGGTCTTCCAGCACTACTCGCTGCTGCCGCACCGCCGGGTCCTAGACAACGTCGCCTACGGCCTGGAAGTTCAGGGCATGGACCGGGATTCGCGCTACGACCTGGCCGCCAGGGCGATCGAAACCGTGGGCCTCGACGGCTGGGAGGATTACTACCCGCGCGAGATGAGCGGGGGCATGCAGCAGCGGGTCGGCTTGGCCCGGGCCCTGGCGGTGGACCCGCAGATCCTGCTGATGGACGAACCCTTCAGCGGGCTCGATCCGCTGATCCGGCGCGAGATGCAGGACGAATTGCTCGACCTGCAGAAAAACATGCGCAAGACGATCGTCTTCATAACCCATGACCTTAATGAGGCGCTCAAGCTCGGCGATCGGATAGCCATCATGCGCGACGGCGAGATCATCCAGCTGGGAACTCCGGAGCAGATCGTGACCCGGCCGTCCGGCGGATACGTGCGCGAGTTCGTGCGCGACGTATCGCGGGCCAAGGTCATCCCGGCGCGGGCGATCATGCGGGAGCCGAGGGCGTTGCTCAAGGAGGACCTGGCGCCGTCCGCGGCGCTGCGAATGATGGACGACCGCGGATTTGACGCCGCTTATTTGGTCGGGACCGATGCACGCCTGCGCGGCTTGGTGAGCAGGTCCAGCTTGGCCGATTGCGCGCGGGGAGACCGGGAATCGCTTGCCGGAATCCCGACGACCGATGTCGCTCGCGTCTCCGCAAGCGCCCCGGTGGAGTCGATCATTACCCTGGCGGCCCGCTCCGAACGCCCGGTAGCTGTGGTTGATGACGACGAACGCCTGGTCGGTGAGATCCACCGCCTGGTTCTTCTGGCCGCCCTTGCAACCGCCCCACCCTAG
- a CDS encoding ABC transporter permease subunit, whose translation MGFPTDVGSRTSSDGTLVLGETVRDVTSRAIDDGFDWITREGAWFFDGISAAVTFALVNIEVVLKWTPWPVVILGLAAVAFGVGRWPLFSFTLLALFFVGMMDLWENAMDTVALMAVSVAVAVAIGLPLGVLGARSGIADSIMRPILDGMQTMPSFVYLLPGILFFGLGKPAGVFATIIYAVPPVIRLTNLGIRQVSAETVEAARAFGSSPLQILTKVQIPIALPTIMAGINQTTMMALAMVTIASLVAAGGLGDNVNRALQKNEPGNGLLAGLAIVFMAIIIDRLTQAVAGARQGPMSVG comes from the coding sequence ATGGGGTTTCCGACCGACGTCGGGAGCCGGACATCGAGCGACGGTACGCTCGTGCTCGGTGAAACCGTGCGCGATGTGACCAGCCGCGCGATCGACGACGGATTCGACTGGATAACCCGCGAAGGCGCGTGGTTCTTCGACGGGATCAGCGCCGCGGTGACGTTCGCCCTGGTCAACATCGAAGTCGTGCTCAAGTGGACTCCCTGGCCGGTGGTCATCCTCGGCTTGGCGGCGGTCGCCTTCGGCGTCGGGCGCTGGCCGCTTTTCTCGTTCACCCTCCTGGCCCTTTTCTTCGTGGGCATGATGGACCTCTGGGAGAACGCCATGGACACCGTGGCCCTGATGGCCGTATCGGTCGCGGTGGCGGTGGCGATCGGCCTGCCGCTGGGCGTGCTCGGGGCGCGCTCCGGCATCGCCGACAGCATCATGCGCCCGATTCTGGACGGCATGCAAACGATGCCCAGCTTCGTCTACCTGCTGCCCGGCATCCTTTTCTTCGGCCTGGGCAAACCGGCCGGGGTTTTCGCCACGATCATCTATGCCGTGCCGCCGGTCATCCGCCTCACCAACCTGGGCATCCGCCAGGTTTCGGCCGAGACGGTCGAGGCCGCGCGCGCGTTCGGCTCCTCGCCGCTGCAGATCCTGACCAAGGTACAGATTCCGATCGCCCTGCCGACCATCATGGCCGGCATCAACCAGACAACCATGATGGCGCTGGCGATGGTGACGATCGCCAGCCTGGTGGCGGCCGGCGGCTTGGGCGACAACGTTAACCGGGCGCTGCAGAAAAACGAGCCCGGCAACGGATTGCTGGCCGGCCTGGCGATCGTGTTCATGGCCATCATCATCGACCGGTTGACCCAGGCCGTCGCCGGCGCCCGGCAGGGACCGATGAGCGTCGGTTGA
- a CDS encoding ABC transporter substrate-binding protein, with protein MKFAKTRIFALALLMLMSVALVGCELTESEDQKQTVIFSDLNWTSAQFQNRVAQYILEKGYDYPTDVVFGGTLPLFQGLRRGDSHVTMEIWLPNQDEPWMEAQAAGEVVSVGASLGEDWQSAFVIPKYLQEQYPDLDSIEDLKEERFKELFSTAETGGKARLVSCVIGWACEEVNAQQIEGYGLSEHVHIINPGDGAAANADLYGAYERGEPWLGYQWGTNDPAVELELALLEEPPYSDECWFTTKACAYEPATILIAVHPDLFAAAPDVVAVLRAWDMNIERYDAVGKWRRQNEGVSINDTALWWLNNNVEVWSGWVTEEAAEKISAALAESEVAEGWPTE; from the coding sequence TTGAAATTTGCAAAAACACGGATATTTGCCCTTGCGCTGCTAATGCTGATGTCGGTGGCGCTAGTCGGGTGCGAGTTGACCGAGTCAGAGGACCAAAAGCAGACCGTCATTTTCTCCGACCTGAACTGGACCAGCGCCCAGTTCCAGAACCGGGTGGCCCAGTACATCCTGGAAAAGGGCTACGACTACCCGACCGACGTGGTGTTCGGGGGAACGCTGCCGCTTTTCCAGGGCCTGCGCCGCGGCGACAGCCACGTGACCATGGAGATCTGGCTGCCCAATCAGGATGAGCCCTGGATGGAGGCCCAGGCCGCCGGCGAGGTCGTTTCGGTGGGCGCAAGCTTGGGCGAAGACTGGCAATCGGCCTTTGTCATTCCCAAATACCTGCAGGAGCAGTACCCGGACCTGGACAGCATCGAGGACCTTAAGGAAGAACGGTTCAAGGAACTGTTCTCCACCGCCGAAACCGGCGGCAAGGCGCGACTGGTCTCGTGCGTCATCGGCTGGGCGTGCGAGGAAGTTAACGCGCAGCAGATCGAGGGCTACGGCCTCTCCGAGCACGTTCACATCATCAATCCCGGCGATGGCGCGGCCGCCAACGCCGATCTGTACGGCGCCTACGAGCGAGGCGAACCCTGGCTGGGTTACCAGTGGGGCACCAACGACCCGGCGGTGGAACTGGAACTGGCCCTGCTGGAGGAGCCGCCCTACAGCGACGAGTGCTGGTTTACCACCAAGGCCTGCGCCTACGAGCCGGCGACTATCCTGATCGCGGTCCACCCGGATTTATTCGCCGCCGCCCCTGATGTTGTCGCAGTGCTCCGGGCGTGGGACATGAACATCGAGCGTTACGACGCGGTTGGCAAGTGGCGTCGCCAGAACGAGGGCGTGAGCATCAACGATACCGCCCTCTGGTGGCTCAACAACAACGTCGAAGTCTGGTCTGGCTGGGTGACCGAGGAAGCGGCCGAAAAAATCTCGGCGGCCCTGGCCGAATCCGAAGTTGCGGAGGGCTGGCCGACCGAATAA
- a CDS encoding paraslipin, giving the protein MEFLPIAVFVLLALVVIIVIAKTAIIVPQQSAYVIEMLGRYRTTYQAGFYVLIPFIQRVAYKHSLKEEAVDIPEQICITRDNVQVGVDGVIYMQILDARLASYGITNYRFAISQLAQTTLRSEVGKLDLDRTFEERAAINASVVAELDKASDAWGVKVLRYEIRNINPPGDVLGAMEKQMRAEREKRATVLTSEGERDAVINAAEGAKQRVVLESEAARQQQINEAEGEAQAILSIANATADGLRAIAASVAAPGGEDALRLRIAEQYVGEFGKLAQRGNTFVVPANMTDLASMITLATSMIKNDGANTEEAPRDG; this is encoded by the coding sequence ATGGAATTTCTACCAATCGCGGTTTTCGTGCTGCTGGCATTGGTGGTGATCATTGTCATCGCCAAGACCGCCATCATCGTCCCGCAACAGTCGGCCTACGTGATCGAAATGCTGGGACGCTACCGCACGACCTACCAGGCCGGTTTCTATGTCCTGATCCCATTCATCCAGCGGGTCGCCTACAAGCATTCGCTGAAAGAGGAAGCGGTCGACATTCCCGAGCAGATCTGCATCACGCGCGACAACGTTCAGGTCGGGGTTGACGGGGTCATCTACATGCAGATCCTCGATGCCCGCCTGGCTTCGTACGGGATAACCAACTACCGGTTCGCGATCTCCCAGCTCGCCCAAACCACCCTGCGTAGCGAGGTCGGAAAACTCGACCTAGACCGCACGTTCGAGGAGCGCGCCGCGATCAACGCGTCGGTGGTGGCCGAACTGGACAAGGCATCCGACGCCTGGGGAGTTAAGGTGCTGCGCTATGAAATCCGCAACATCAACCCGCCCGGCGACGTCCTGGGGGCGATGGAAAAGCAGATGCGGGCCGAGCGCGAAAAACGCGCCACCGTCTTGACCTCGGAAGGCGAACGCGATGCGGTGATTAACGCCGCCGAGGGCGCCAAACAGCGGGTCGTGCTCGAGTCGGAGGCCGCCCGTCAGCAGCAGATAAACGAGGCTGAAGGCGAAGCCCAGGCCATTCTTTCGATTGCCAACGCCACTGCCGACGGGCTGCGCGCGATCGCGGCATCGGTTGCCGCACCGGGCGGCGAGGACGCTTTACGGCTGCGAATCGCCGAACAGTACGTTGGCGAATTCGGCAAGCTGGCCCAACGCGGCAACACATTCGTGGTCCCGGCCAACATGACCGACCTGGCCTCGATGATCACGCTGGCAACCTCGATGATCAAGAACGACGGGGCAAACACCGAAGAAGCTCCGCGGGACGGCTAG
- a CDS encoding NfeD family protein: protein MPWWGWITLGGLLLIAELVGGGALYLLFVGIAAILVGILVVLASDLPFWAHWPIFAVLALALLVGLRRHAHERINRSGGFEAITGEHAFVIDEIAPAGYGQASLRGAKWEAHNLGSSTLTDGQRVRVERVDGLTLHLRAEDETTP from the coding sequence GTGCCGTGGTGGGGATGGATAACGCTTGGCGGCCTGCTGCTGATCGCGGAGCTGGTCGGCGGCGGTGCCCTTTACCTGCTGTTTGTCGGCATTGCGGCGATCCTGGTCGGAATCCTGGTCGTGCTGGCGAGCGACCTGCCATTCTGGGCCCACTGGCCGATTTTTGCGGTCCTGGCGCTGGCGCTGCTGGTCGGCTTGCGCCGCCATGCCCACGAGCGGATCAACCGCAGCGGCGGATTTGAGGCAATCACCGGCGAGCACGCATTCGTGATCGACGAGATCGCCCCGGCGGGTTACGGCCAGGCGAGCTTGCGCGGCGCCAAATGGGAGGCCCACAATCTCGGCTCGAGCACCCTGACCGACGGGCAGAGGGTCCGCGTCGAGCGGGTTGACGGTCTGACCCTACACCTTCGCGCCGAAGACGAAACGACGCCATAA
- a CDS encoding amino acid ABC transporter ATP-binding protein — MVRLEGVVKRFGDFTALNGVDVSIREREVVVIIGPSGSGKSTLLRTINQLERHDEGRIVVDGTELTDDARTLTKIRTETGMVFQSFNLFPHLTVLRNITLAPQKVRHMPQREAEDLARSLLERVGIPEQAEKFPGQLSGGQQQRVAIARALAMNPKVMMFDEPTSALDPEMINEVLRAMEELSESGMTMICVTHEMGFARNVADRVIFMDEGEIVEIGTAEQFFNNPKRRRTKLFLDQILTH; from the coding sequence ATCGTCCGCCTGGAAGGCGTGGTCAAGCGCTTCGGGGACTTTACCGCCCTAAACGGGGTAGATGTCTCGATCCGTGAGCGCGAGGTGGTGGTGATCATCGGCCCTTCGGGTTCGGGCAAGTCGACCCTTTTGCGCACCATCAACCAGCTCGAACGCCACGACGAAGGTCGGATCGTCGTCGACGGCACCGAACTGACCGACGACGCGCGCACGCTGACCAAGATCCGCACCGAGACCGGGATGGTGTTTCAGTCCTTTAATCTGTTCCCGCACCTGACGGTCCTGCGCAACATCACCCTGGCGCCGCAGAAAGTCCGGCACATGCCGCAGCGCGAGGCCGAGGACCTGGCCCGGAGCTTGCTGGAGCGCGTCGGCATCCCCGAGCAGGCCGAAAAATTTCCCGGACAACTCTCCGGCGGACAGCAACAGCGGGTGGCGATTGCCCGGGCGTTGGCGATGAACCCCAAGGTCATGATGTTCGACGAACCGACCTCGGCGCTCGATCCGGAGATGATCAACGAAGTCTTAAGGGCAATGGAAGAGCTCTCTGAATCGGGGATGACGATGATCTGCGTCACTCACGAGATGGGTTTTGCCCGCAACGTCGCCGACCGGGTCATCTTCATGGACGAGGGCGAGATCGTGGAGATCGGGACCGCCGAGCAGTTCTTCAATAACCCGAAACGCCGCCGAACCAAGCTTTTCCTGGATCAGATCCTGACCCACTAA
- a CDS encoding amino acid ABC transporter permease yields MTRDIPVQTSIARGLRWSRENLFNSRGNSILTIAALLVAAVLGFVVLRFVLFDANWGLVAINRKLFFVGSYPADEAYRIWIVVFFGAALAALTYGVWVGHLRPYLLTVGIVAVIILTFGLGLEFQIQEFEFTDTIESGGQTTVVTGIDRQLIQSGGWAPGWLYALSFGLAVPFGGPWLLLAGVFAVMAGGAIVGRELARWRHSPILRQAFGAAWVLLIPLVVVLQIGISTLHWESVLLDFVVFAVGGFFSFVIGLFLALGRFSPFRAIRIASVGYIETVRAAPLLVWLLFATFLQDELGPIGVAFSSIDLVFRVMFVFAFFGGAYIAEVVRGGLQSIPRGQFEAADAVGLNATQKYAFIILPQAIKAVIPAIIGRFIALWKDTALLAAISLVNTLEKAKKVLAGQSDIAEGAFFEVYLIVALIYWVVSYLLSRLGSAAESRLGESPRQTR; encoded by the coding sequence GTGACGCGCGACATCCCGGTACAGACATCGATCGCGCGCGGCCTGCGCTGGTCACGCGAGAACCTGTTCAACTCGCGCGGGAATTCGATACTGACGATTGCCGCCCTGCTGGTGGCGGCGGTGCTCGGATTCGTGGTACTCAGGTTCGTCCTTTTCGACGCCAACTGGGGCCTCGTGGCGATAAACCGCAAGCTTTTCTTCGTCGGCAGCTACCCGGCCGACGAGGCGTACCGGATCTGGATCGTGGTGTTCTTCGGCGCCGCCCTGGCCGCGCTCACCTACGGGGTCTGGGTCGGACACCTGCGTCCCTACCTGCTAACGGTCGGGATCGTGGCCGTAATCATCCTCACCTTCGGCCTGGGACTCGAATTCCAGATCCAGGAGTTCGAGTTCACCGATACGATCGAATCCGGCGGACAGACCACGGTCGTGACCGGTATCGACCGTCAATTGATCCAATCGGGGGGCTGGGCGCCGGGCTGGCTTTACGCGCTCTCGTTCGGCCTAGCGGTGCCCTTCGGGGGCCCATGGCTGCTGCTGGCGGGGGTTTTTGCAGTAATGGCCGGTGGCGCGATCGTTGGCCGAGAACTCGCCCGCTGGCGCCACAGCCCGATCCTGCGCCAGGCGTTCGGGGCCGCCTGGGTGCTGCTTATCCCGCTGGTGGTGGTTCTGCAGATCGGAATTTCCACCCTCCACTGGGAAAGCGTCCTGCTGGATTTCGTGGTCTTTGCCGTCGGCGGATTCTTCTCGTTCGTGATCGGGCTGTTTCTGGCCCTGGGCCGGTTCTCCCCGTTTCGGGCGATCCGGATTGCGTCGGTCGGATACATCGAGACCGTCCGCGCCGCGCCGCTGCTGGTCTGGTTGCTGTTCGCAACCTTCCTGCAGGACGAGCTCGGTCCGATCGGAGTGGCTTTCTCGAGCATCGACCTGGTTTTCCGGGTCATGTTCGTGTTCGCCTTCTTCGGTGGCGCCTACATCGCCGAGGTGGTGCGCGGCGGACTGCAATCAATACCGCGCGGGCAGTTCGAAGCCGCCGACGCGGTCGGATTGAACGCCACCCAGAAATACGCGTTCATCATCCTGCCGCAGGCGATCAAGGCGGTGATTCCAGCAATCATCGGCCGATTCATCGCGCTTTGGAAGGACACCGCCCTGCTGGCGGCGATATCGCTGGTCAATACCCTGGAAAAGGCCAAGAAGGTCTTGGCCGGCCAGTCCGACATCGCTGAGGGCGCATTCTTCGAGGTTTACCTGATCGTTGCACTCATTTACTGGGTCGTCTCTTACCTGCTTTCGCGGCTGGGCAGCGCCGCCGAATCACGCCTGGGCGAGAGCCCGCGCCAAACCCGCTGA
- a CDS encoding ABC transporter permease subunit (The N-terminal region of this protein, as described by TIGR01726, is a three transmembrane segment that identifies a subfamily of ABC transporter permease subunits, which specificities that include histidine, arginine, glutamine, glutamate, L-cystine (sic), the opines (in Agrobacterium) octopine and nopaline, etc.), with protein sequence MKQPLAELWYRRRSRYLLVNTVVGVGAAAVALYFAYSIATNFFDFDFLFGPYGSPDRTSIVPFLNVEASDPRWIGMLKGAGNTISVVLFAIAASSLLGLLVGVARLSGNPLVNRMGLVYVELFRNLPLLLIMFFFAFAAFRALPRIEEELGVGRLLYISNRGIAIPWLQTDNQFWWVWLIAVVVAGVVGWQVRKRRDQREAETGESLRPNSWGLGLFTGIALVAYLGLLMPIRPDLPSVTVSEAGFFGYTGGNLLGLGYISALISLTLYFSAFIAEIVRGSIQAVHHGQTEASASLGLTAYQRFTLIILPQALRIMIPALNNEFQNANKDSTLAHAIAYGEIVLISNRIVNNSGNLLQTYAFIFVVFVTTNLIISFIMNTINRNVQIK encoded by the coding sequence TTGAAGCAGCCCCTGGCCGAACTCTGGTACCGGCGGCGTTCGCGCTATCTGCTAGTCAACACGGTCGTCGGGGTGGGCGCCGCCGCGGTGGCACTTTACTTTGCTTATTCGATCGCCACCAATTTCTTCGACTTTGATTTCCTGTTCGGCCCATACGGAAGCCCCGACCGGACCTCGATAGTCCCCTTCCTCAACGTTGAAGCCAGCGACCCGCGCTGGATAGGCATGCTCAAGGGCGCCGGCAACACGATCTCGGTGGTGCTTTTCGCGATCGCCGCCTCTTCGCTCCTGGGGCTTCTGGTAGGCGTGGCCCGACTTTCGGGCAACCCGCTGGTTAACCGCATGGGCCTAGTCTACGTCGAACTCTTCCGCAATCTGCCGCTGCTGCTGATCATGTTCTTCTTCGCCTTTGCCGCCTTCCGGGCCCTGCCGCGAATCGAGGAGGAGCTGGGCGTGGGCAGGCTGCTCTACATCTCCAACCGGGGCATCGCCATTCCCTGGCTGCAGACCGACAACCAGTTCTGGTGGGTCTGGTTGATTGCGGTGGTGGTGGCCGGGGTCGTCGGCTGGCAGGTCCGCAAACGGCGCGACCAGCGCGAGGCCGAGACCGGCGAGAGTCTGCGGCCCAACAGTTGGGGACTGGGGCTATTCACCGGAATCGCCCTGGTCGCATACCTCGGCCTGCTGATGCCGATTCGGCCCGATCTTCCCAGCGTGACCGTGTCCGAAGCGGGGTTCTTCGGCTACACCGGCGGCAATCTGCTGGGCCTGGGTTACATCAGCGCCCTGATTTCGCTCACCCTCTACTTCAGCGCGTTCATTGCCGAAATAGTGCGCGGATCGATCCAGGCGGTGCACCACGGGCAGACCGAGGCCTCGGCTTCGCTGGGACTGACCGCCTATCAGCGGTTCACCCTGATCATCCTCCCGCAGGCCCTGCGCATCATGATCCCGGCCCTGAACAACGAGTTCCAGAACGCCAACAAGGACTCCACCCTGGCGCATGCGATCGCCTACGGCGAGATCGTCCTGATCTCGAACCGGATCGTTAACAACTCCGGCAATCTGCTGCAGACGTACGCCTTCATATTCGTCGTCTTCGTCACGACCAACCTGATCATCTCGTTCATCATGAACACCATCAACCGGAACGTGCAGATCAAGTGA